In Aspergillus flavus chromosome 3, complete sequence, one genomic interval encodes:
- a CDS encoding molecular chaperone (ER associated DnaJ chaperone, putative): MPSATASGVDNGGSAKSREHSQGNQDRKYTPDQKAAVLRIRKCSSTAYYEILSLEKTATDAEIKKAYRKLSLLTHPDKNGYEGADEAFKMVSRAFQVLSDSDKKARYDKFGGDPDSRFGPSSGPSGASPFSGFGGGFPRSANPGGGMYEEEISPEELFNRFFGGGFGGMGGGFNTFGGPQFVFNMGGGPGFRVHQFGGPRPRRRPREANSQPEPAPSFWAAIQQFLPLILLFVFPLLSSLFSGSSTPSGPSYRFDAAVPPHTMQRTTPKLHVNYFVNPGDVEDFSARKFRQLDQRVEVDYVSKLRYACESEIHARDRMIQDAQGWFFPDVEKMKAARSMELKSCRQLDSLKGRY, from the exons ATGCCGTCTGCCACAGCATCTGGGGTAGACAATGGCGGCTCTGCGAAATCCCGCGAGCACAGtcaaggaaatcaagaccGCAAATATACCCCCGATCAAAAGGCAGCCGTCCTACGGATACGAAAATGCTCATCGACTGCATACTACGAGATCTTGTCTCTGGAGAAGACAGCCACGGATGccgagatcaagaaggcgTATCGCAAGTTGAGTCTGTTGACACATCCCGATAAGAATGGGTATGAGGGGGCCGACGAAGCTTTCAAGA TGGTGTCGCGCGCTTTCCAGGTTTTATCGGACTCCGACAAGAAGGCTAGGTATGATAAATTTGGAGGAGATCCGGACAGCAGATTCGGCCCCAGCTCTGGGCCTTCGGGTGCCTCTCCTTTCAGCGGATTTGGCGGTGGCTTCCCACGTTCAGCAAACCCCGGTGGCGGGATGTACGAAGAGGAAATATCGCCGGAGGAGTTGTTCAACCGCTTTTTCGGTGGCGGTTTTGGTGGTATGGGAGGTGGCTTCAATACTTTTG GTGGTCCCCAGTTTGTATTCAACATGGGAGGTGGCCCCGGATTCCGAGTCCATCAATTCGGCGGTCCTCGGCCTCGCAGGAGGCCGCGCGAAGCGAACAGTCAGCCCGAACCAGCGCCATCGTTCTGGGCAGCCATTCAGCAATTCTTGCCTCTCATCCTTCTTTTCGTCTTCCCcctgctttcttctctcttctccggCTCCTCCACTCCCTCAGGCCCTTCATACAGATTTGATGCAGCTGTACCCCCACACACGATGCAACGGACAACACCGAAACTCCATGTTAACTATTTTGTTAACCCGGGTGACGTAGAAGACTTCAGCGCGCGGAAGTTCCGTCAGTTAGACCAACGGGTTGAAGTGGACTACGTCAGCAAGCTCCGGTATGCGTGTGAGAGTGAAATTCATGCCCGGGACCGTATGATCCAAGACGCTCAGGGCTGGTTTTTCCCCGACgtagagaagatgaaggcgGCAAGATCTATGGAGCTTAAGAGTTGTCGGCAGTTAGACTCGTTGAAAGGAAGATACTAA
- a CDS encoding cytidylyltransferase family protein has protein sequence MTSPALQTLRAQYSSTLKRFIASSKNFEILTSIPASQSHPPAHSPDVLYVLDSSFNPPTLAHRRIASTALLENASKAPRLLLLLATQNADKPSKPALFEDRLVMMELFARDLLAYLQPHFSTSENGSLPAIDIGLTKKPYFVDKAAEIDTAGVYPESLEQVHLTGYDTLIRIFNPKYYPPEHTLQPLGPFLTRHRLRVTMRPGSEWVDAEEQKQFLLNMAQGGMEKEGCKPEWAQRIQLVEGRRPEERPVSSTLAREAIRSNLKDLDGLVPDNVREFILSQQPYSE, from the coding sequence ATGACGAGCCCCGCCCTCCAGACCCTTCGAGCGCAATATAGTTCAACCTTGAAACGCTTTATCGCGTCGAGCAAGAACTTTGAAATCCTCACTTCTATTCCCGCTAGCCAATCTCACCCACCAGCTCACAGTCCAGATGTCCTCTACGTGCTGGATTCATCCTTCAATCCGCCAACGCTTGCTCATCGCAGGATAGCTAGTACTGCCCTTCTCGAGAATGCGAGCAAAGCGCCGCGGCTTCTACTATTGCTTGCGACCCAGAATGCGGATAAGCCTTCCAAACCAGCCTTGTTCGAGGATCGTCTGGTTATGATGGAATTATTCGCGAGAGACCTGCTGGCATATCTACAGCCACATTTCTCGACCTCAGAGAATGGGAGTCTTCCAGCCATCGATATCGGTCTCACTAAGAAACCGTATTTCGTGGATAAAGCGGCGGAGATAGATACTGCGGGGGTTTATCCGGAATCGCTTGAGCAAGTTCATCTCACTGGCTATGATACGTTGATCCGGATCTTCAACCCCAAGTATTATCCGCCAGAACATACCCTCCAGCCATTAGGGCCTTTTCTTACACGCCATCGGTTGAGGGTCACCATGCGACCGGGCAGCGAGTGGGTTGATGCAGAGGAGCAGAAGCAATTCTTACTTAATATGGCTCAGGGTGgcatggagaaagaaggctgCAAGCCTGAATGGGCTCAGCGGATTCAGCTCGTGGAAGGGAGACGGCCAGAGGAGAGACCGGTGAGCTCTACGTTGGCCCGAGAGGCAATCCGATCAAATCTCAAGGATCTGGACGGGCTGGTCCCCGACAACGTCCGAGAGTTCATCCTGTCTCAACAACCATACTCGGAGTAA
- a CDS encoding mitochondrial resolvase Ydc2, producing the protein MRYSPALLNPTTWLPTLKTAQLQKIAQATGIRSAGPKAALISRLETELAQCEYPSPSGPSKTKTESKTRNLSILSIDMGIRNLAFAHLLVPSPQSAKGTSRITPTLNAWRRLAVSDLLPGSGLSLPESGLIKGTESSEIDELNGLACQTDKDGKEMFHPSPYAKQAYILITTLLEKYQPTHVLIERQRFRSGGGSAVQEWTLRVGVFEGMLYAVLYALQRERGVTAGSSCGSSAPVVLGVEPQRVVRYWGDGLGGDGVETKKGRSTAREGKKVKIDLVGGWLDDALADGDRDLKVAVSGGEELQGWVEAYLAKWKGVKRRRGETGGVDIGKLDDLADCLLQGVTWLDWHLMRDRISREGVGALDID; encoded by the coding sequence ATGCGCTACTCCCCAGCGCTCCTCAACCCAACAACATGGCTCCCAACCCTCAAAACAGCCCAACTCCAAAAGATCGCCCAAGCAACGGGCATCCGCTCCGCCGGTCCCAAGGCAGCCCTAATAAGCCGCCTCGAGACCGAACTCGCCCAATGCGAGtatccatctccatctggaCCCTCCAAAACCAAGACTGAATCAAAGACCAGAAATCTAAGTATCCTCAGTATTGACATGGGCATCCGCAACCTTGCCTTCGCCCATCTTCTCGTCCCCAGTCCCCAGTCTGCTAAAGGAACGTCGAGGATAACACCAACCCTAAATGCCTGGCGCAGATTGGCTGTTTCGGATCTTCTCCCTGGTTCTGGACTTTCTCTTCCAGAGTCCGGGTTAATAAAAGGTACAGAGTCATCTGAGATCGATGAACTAAATGGCCTTGCGTGTCAAACAGACaaggatggaaaagagaTGTTCCATCCCTCGCCCTACGCCAAGCAGGCGTATATACTAATCACCACGCTCTTGGAGAAATACCAACCCACGCATGTCTTGATCGAGAGACAGCGATTCCGCTCAGGAGGCGGCAGTGCGGTTCAGGAGTGGACGCTGCGGGTCGGTGTCTTTGAGGGCATGTTGTATGCCGTTCTCTATGCGTTGCAGCGGGAGAGGGGGGTCACTGCCGGGTCTTCCTGTGGTTCTTCTGCGCCGGTGGTGCTCGGCGTGGAGCCGCAACGCGTGGTCCGGTACTGGGGGGATGGGCTTGGCGGGGACGGGGTGGAGACGAAGAAGGGGAGAAGTACGGcgagggaggggaagaaggtgaagataGATTTGGTTGGGGGGTGGTTGGATGATGCGCTTGCCGATGGGGACCGGGACTTGAAGGTGGCGGTTTCGGGGGGGGAGGAGCTACAGGGGTGGGTTGAGGCATATTTGGCGAAGTGGAAGGGGGTGAAGAGGAGACGGGGGGAGActggtggtgttgatatTGGGAAATTGGATGATTTGGCGGATTGCTTGCTGCAGGGCGTGACGTGGTTGGATTGGCATCTCATGCGCGATCGTATTTCGCGGGAGGGTGTTGGGGCTTTggatattgattga
- a CDS encoding SOK1 kinase: MDLQRTKEARRDAPGKQDDSTEGPLEPYGGNGHSKDSPKNDSLDHRDTNKNKDPTQVNQQHQGPPFACDHEIHQASSAFQQPACSNTPSPSSQAMRIPQELGLSAEEYHLLLTAKRYPPVTKGTLSELDLPCIMSNINLRMDANFDRDLHFKPDLDGEKGRRKRKEAADYWEAMATEINVYAFCAAHQPLVPCDIMWADQQQSFEPRLPSMFDTLQDVLKTLVPERDHPSVMQNLEVPLLMQQIRKGVLNMVDVANWLAALLKTHCAPMRDEWADRMVEQISSGSRSQNALEIVGGLQTLFAILEAMKLDVANHQIRAFRVLLIEDTIPFLQEYFRSKIERDNFRVESSRLWYQELREQDLSGMEKPNSFRPLAILFGGLSDLLLQFHTPESFPETFIFDSDRLWQLRACLQSLITLDICWEIFQRCVNPLKRYHPAEAQTYATFRSRIESLIDESADCRQRSPQWMNNIRCIALEIAHFACKAYNCNITMVPDSVMARIENQLETHLLGESELFQHFQNLWRENLMAATMSFAQQYLNMSPLAICESQRSHPHSPVSQQHYGIERIAMRLAHMGVLHWRVWAPILYVRESVSPTDVAMSNYDMA, encoded by the exons ATGGACCTTCAAAGAACCAAAGAGGCACGGCGGGACGCTCCCGGGAAGCAGGACGACAGCACCGAGGGTCCTTTGGAGCCATACGGAGGCAACGGCCACTCCAAAGATTCCCCCAAGAACGACTCTCTAGATCATCGGGATACGAATAAAAACAAAGACCCGACGCAGGTAAACCAGCAACATCAAGGCCCTCCATTTGCCTGCGACCATGAGATTCACCAGGCTTCGTCGGCATTTCAGCAGCCCGCGTGCAGTAACACCCCCTCGCCTTCCTCACAAGCCATGCGCATTCCCCAGGAGCTGGGTCTCAGTGCGGAGGAATATCACTTATTGCTCACGGCCAAGAGATACCCTCCAGTCACCAAAGGCACCCTGAGCGAGCTCGACTTGCCCTGTATCATGAGCAATATTAACCTTCGCATGGATGCGAACTTCGACCGCGATCTTCATTTCAAACCGGACCTAGATGGAGAGAAAGGTCGgcgaaaaaggaaggaagctGCTGACTACTGGGAAGCCATGGCCACGGAGATTAATGTCTACGCATTCTGTGCCGCTCATCAGCCGCTCGTCCCATGTGATATTATGTGGGCAGACCAGCAGCAAAGCTTTGAGCCTCGACTACCGTCTATGTTTGACACCCTGCAGGATGTTCTGAAGACTCTCGTCCCGGAACGGGATCACCCTAGTGTGATGCAAAATCTCGAGGTACCTTTGCTGATGCAACAAATTCGGAAGGGCGTTCTTAATATGGTGGACGTGGCGAATTGGCTGGCAGCATTGCTCAAGACACATTGCGCTCCAATGCGCGATGAATGGGCAGACCGTATGGTTGAACAGATCAGCTCAGGCTCACGGTCACAGAACGCCTTGGAGATTGTTGGTGGTCTCCAGACTCTGTTTGCGATCCTGGAGGCTATGAAATTA GACGTTGCAAACCATCAAATCCGCGCATTCCGTGTTCTCCTTATAGAAGACACTATACCGTTTCTGCAGGAGTATTTTCGCAGCAAAATTGAAAGAGATAACTTCCGCGTGGAGTCGTCACGACTATGGTATCAAGAATTACGTGAACAAGATTTGAGCGGCATGGAAAAGCCCAACAGCTTCCGCCCCCTTGCGATTTTGTTTGGCGGTTTGTCAGATCTCCTACTGCAGTTCCATACTCCAGAAAGTTTCCCGGAAACTTTCATCTTCGACTCTGATCGCCTATGGCAGTTGCGGGCATGCCTTCAGAGCCTAATCACCCTTGACATCTGTTGGGAAATCTTTCAGCGCTGCGTGAATCCGCTCAAACGATACCATCCAGCTGAGGCACAAACATACGCTACCTTCCGGTCTCGAATCGAATCCTTGATAGATGAGAGCGCGGACTGCAGGCAACGGTCGCCTCAATGGATGAATAATATACGGTGTATTGCATTGGAAATCGCTCATTTTGCCTGTAAGGCATATAATTGCAATATAACTATGGTCCCAGACAGCGTCATGGCGCGTATTGAGAATCAGCTGGAAACCCATCTGCTAGGCGAGTCGGAACTCTTCCAACATTTCCAGAATTTGTGGCGAGAAAACTTAATGGCGGCCACCATGAGTTTTGCACAACAGTACCTAAACATGTCACCTCTGGCTATCTGCGAATCCCAACGAAGCCATCCTCACTCGCCAGTATCACAGCAACACTATGGCATTGAACGGATTGCCATGCGACTCGCGCATATGGGGGTCCTCCACTGGCGAGTCTGGGCGCCTATCCTCTACGTGCGTGAAAGTGTGTCGCCCACCGACGTGGCGATGAGCAACTATGACATGGCATGA